The region ATGAGTGCATAAACGCGCTTCGTCTTACAAGCCGCCTTGAAGGCATAATCCCTGCGATAGAAAGCTCGCATGCGCTTGCGTATTTAGAAAAACTATGTCCGAATTTAGATAAAAAAAGCGTTATCGTAGTAAACGTATCGGGCAGAGGCGATAAAGATATGAACACGGTAATGAGCTATGAGAAAGGAAAAATTTATGGCTAAGATATCCAAAGCCTTTGAGGGCAAAAAAGCAAACATCGGCTACATAGTAGCGGGCTATCCGAGCATTGAGCACACGCGCGAATTTTTACTAAATTTAGACGCTAGCTCGCTTGATCTGCTTGAGCTTGGAATTCCTTACTCAGACCCGCTAGCAGACGGCAAGCTTATAGCCGAAGCAAGCTTTGAAGCGGTAACAAACGGCGTAAATACCGAGAGAATTTTTAGCCTTCTTGAAGAGTGCAGGCAAAGCGTAAATAAGCCGCTTGTCTTTTTGGTTTATTACAATCTCATCTTCGCTTACGGAGTGGAAAAATTCATCGCGCGCTCAAGCGATGTCGGCATAAGCGGATTTATCATACCCGATCTGCCGTTTGAAGAGAGCGAAGAGGTAAGCGGGCTATGCTCTAAATTCGGGCTTGATCTGGTGCCATTAATAAGCGTTACCTCGGCTCACAGAACGGATAAAATTTTAAGCATTGGCTCAGGATTTATCTACGCTCTTGGTGCGGTAGGAGTAAGCGGATCGCAGCGAGCTAGCATAGATAGGCTTAAAAATTTGGTCTCGGATTTAAAGCAAAAGAGCAATTTGCCCGTAGCCGTAGGCTTTGGCGT is a window of Campylobacter sp. CCUG 57310 DNA encoding:
- the trpA gene encoding tryptophan synthase subunit alpha, translated to MAKISKAFEGKKANIGYIVAGYPSIEHTREFLLNLDASSLDLLELGIPYSDPLADGKLIAEASFEAVTNGVNTERIFSLLEECRQSVNKPLVFLVYYNLIFAYGVEKFIARSSDVGISGFIIPDLPFEESEEVSGLCSKFGLDLVPLISVTSAHRTDKILSIGSGFIYALGAVGVSGSQRASIDRLKNLVSDLKQKSNLPVAVGFGVKNSSDVSEVKSFADGAIIGTEIVKLTAKFKGEELMREIEKLF